A genomic segment from Paenibacillus sp. FSL K6-1096 encodes:
- a CDS encoding catalase family peroxidase, which yields MNKGINEAEQDGQLRTGAQSEADGLAAEAVDAIEQLSGVHPGYRRAHAKGVCCRGFFRPSGLGMEFTEAEHLQEQQVNAIVRFSGSSTDPALADLLSPAKGMAVQFILPDGEVTNLVGVTVPVFFARTPESFIDIVRTVHRLREGTLGPLKLMKEIASHFSESKGALRAVKRLKPPASYAECPYYCIHAYILVNAEGKQQPVRFEWIPEAGVRTLSLEEAAQQPEHYLEEELELRLKDEPAIFQLVAVLGEEGDATDDPTRAWPEDRRRIDLGRLHVSEIYPDPKYLLMDPTIITTGMLLSDDPILKFRSAAYAESYQRRIGES from the coding sequence GTGAATAAGGGCATCAATGAAGCTGAACAGGACGGACAACTGCGGACGGGGGCTCAGTCTGAAGCTGACGGGCTGGCGGCCGAGGCTGTGGATGCCATCGAGCAGCTGTCCGGCGTTCATCCCGGATACCGCCGCGCCCATGCCAAAGGCGTCTGCTGCCGCGGCTTCTTCCGGCCGAGCGGACTGGGGATGGAATTCACAGAGGCCGAGCACCTTCAGGAGCAGCAGGTGAACGCTATCGTGCGTTTCTCCGGCAGCTCAACTGATCCTGCACTGGCGGATTTGCTCTCTCCCGCCAAGGGAATGGCGGTCCAGTTCATCCTGCCGGATGGCGAGGTGACGAATCTGGTTGGCGTGACGGTTCCGGTGTTTTTTGCCCGGACGCCCGAGTCGTTCATCGACATTGTGCGTACGGTGCACCGGCTCAGGGAAGGGACCCTTGGACCGCTGAAGCTGATGAAGGAGATTGCCAGCCACTTCAGCGAGAGCAAGGGGGCCTTGCGCGCCGTGAAGCGGCTGAAGCCGCCGGCCAGCTATGCCGAGTGCCCCTATTACTGCATCCATGCTTATATACTCGTCAATGCTGAGGGCAAGCAGCAGCCGGTCCGGTTCGAGTGGATTCCCGAGGCGGGCGTTCGCACCCTGTCGCTGGAGGAAGCGGCACAGCAGCCGGAGCATTATCTGGAGGAGGAGCTGGAGCTGCGCCTGAAGGATGAACCGGCTATCTTCCAGCTTGTGGCCGTTCTGGGCGAGGAAGGCGATGCCACGGATGATCCGACCCGCGCCTGGCCTGAGGACAGGCGGAGGATCGACCTCGGGCGGCTGCATGTATCCGAGATCTATCCTGATCCGAAATATCTGCTGATGGACCCCACGATCATCACCACTGGGATGCTGCTCTCGGATGACCCGATTCTGAAGTTCCGCAGCGCAGCCTACGCCGAGTCCTATCAGCGGCGGATCGGAGAGAGCTAG
- a CDS encoding aminoglycoside phosphotransferase family protein: protein MTDHIIRVLEARYACRLERLTGGYTNLTYLMAGVEPPLVAKITNLSNEDTLNEIQVMKLVQGSCDTPAVHKVMEMDGMRIIVMDGMQGVNAQSVLDAGDWDRAERVYGRMGLLLAEQIHSRPYQPPGKEIRLSNRAELNQVITSLEFVPASLGRHSLQLLEAAGAGELPWVLTHGDYGVHNLLCEDEDVLHVLDWEWAEWGSPLNDVAWVCWFTKHHYPAKARVLNAAFLEGYLAGNRLVFTPQQMKAASLYRVWNILYRLRIAPKEVQREWTRRLEWTLSEDFRDLPGIS from the coding sequence ATGACTGATCATATCATCAGAGTGCTGGAAGCAAGGTACGCCTGCCGGCTGGAACGGCTGACAGGAGGGTATACGAATCTTACCTATCTGATGGCGGGGGTGGAGCCTCCGCTTGTAGCCAAAATCACGAACCTGTCCAACGAAGACACACTGAATGAAATCCAGGTCATGAAGCTGGTGCAGGGAAGCTGCGATACACCGGCTGTACATAAAGTAATGGAAATGGACGGTATGCGGATTATCGTCATGGACGGGATGCAGGGAGTGAACGCTCAATCTGTGCTCGATGCCGGAGACTGGGATCGGGCCGAACGGGTCTATGGCAGGATGGGCCTGCTGCTGGCAGAGCAGATTCATTCCCGGCCGTATCAACCGCCAGGCAAGGAGATCCGTCTGAGCAACAGGGCTGAGCTGAACCAGGTGATTACATCGCTGGAATTCGTCCCGGCGTCTCTAGGCAGACACTCGCTGCAACTGCTGGAAGCGGCCGGGGCCGGAGAGCTTCCGTGGGTACTGACCCACGGCGATTACGGGGTGCATAATCTCCTCTGCGAAGATGAGGATGTGCTGCATGTGCTGGATTGGGAGTGGGCCGAGTGGGGCAGCCCGCTTAATGATGTGGCCTGGGTCTGCTGGTTCACGAAGCATCATTATCCCGCCAAGGCCCGGGTGCTGAATGCCGCCTTCCTGGAGGGGTATCTGGCCGGCAATCGGCTGGTGTTCACCCCCCAGCAGATGAAGGCGGCAAGTCTGTACAGAGTATGGAATATCCTGTACCGCCTGCGGATTGCCCCCAAGGAGGTGCAGCGTGAATGGACGCGCCGTCTGGAATGGACGCTGAGCGAGGATTTCCGCGACCTGCCCGGGATCAGCTGA
- a CDS encoding DinB family protein yields MVHAKDVLADQLLAGANDPSWYLPYMQATEEVTEKEAFWRPGEELFSIAELTAHLLYWNEAWQTRYREGHVDAVPPVGDNRLSFAVPADTSFGELRGRLVNTLLAWQDLLSEEGLENQVNGFPEPAAWWELISNAATHNAYHIGQIVLLHKLYTLAK; encoded by the coding sequence ATGGTTCATGCTAAGGATGTGCTGGCCGATCAATTGCTGGCGGGTGCCAACGACCCGAGCTGGTATCTGCCGTATATGCAGGCAACAGAGGAGGTCACCGAGAAAGAAGCCTTTTGGAGACCCGGCGAGGAGCTGTTCAGTATAGCTGAGCTAACCGCGCATCTGCTGTACTGGAATGAAGCCTGGCAGACCCGTTACCGGGAGGGGCATGTCGATGCTGTGCCTCCGGTGGGGGATAATCGCCTGAGCTTCGCGGTTCCGGCGGATACTTCCTTCGGTGAGCTTCGCGGCAGACTGGTAAATACACTGCTGGCCTGGCAGGACCTGTTGTCCGAGGAAGGGCTGGAGAACCAGGTCAACGGGTTCCCGGAGCCGGCGGCATGGTGGGAGCTCATCAGCAATGCGGCGACGCATAATGCCTATCATATCGGCCAGATCGTACTGCTGCATAAGCTGTACACCCTGGCCAAGTAA
- a CDS encoding phosphatidate cytidylyltransferase has translation MSRSLFTLILIFAVLSVVHVLYLVVSRLQKDKDYSGIGFRIRTWWGMLFIFCLATLSNAVVSLLSLMVLSFFALKEYFSMIRTRKADRRLFLWAYLSIPLQFYWIYIEWYGMFIIFIPVYVFLLLPLPRLINKGTLGFLRGVSSVQWGLMLMVFGLSHLAYFQFATPEYGAGLVLFLVVLTQLNDAVHYLASIYIGKHRIVPTANPSLTWEGFGCAFVITTIASYLMYPHLTPLNPAFGYLSGMLVSVSGFFGSLTVSVLKRDLLIGDDDKFAALKQSYLSRVDSLAYTAPVFFHVIRYYFDFM, from the coding sequence ATGAGCCGTTCTTTATTCACACTTATTCTAATTTTTGCCGTGCTGTCGGTTGTACATGTGCTCTATCTGGTTGTCAGCAGACTGCAGAAGGACAAGGATTACTCCGGCATCGGCTTCCGGATCAGAACCTGGTGGGGGATGCTGTTCATCTTCTGCCTCGCCACCCTGTCCAATGCCGTAGTGTCCCTGCTGTCCCTGATGGTGCTGAGCTTCTTCGCCCTCAAGGAATATTTCTCGATGATCCGTACAAGAAAAGCGGACCGCAGGCTGTTCCTGTGGGCTTATCTGTCCATTCCGCTGCAATTCTACTGGATCTACATCGAATGGTACGGGATGTTCATCATCTTCATTCCGGTCTATGTGTTCCTGCTGCTCCCGCTTCCCCGGCTGATCAACAAGGGGACGCTCGGCTTCCTGCGCGGTGTAAGCTCTGTACAATGGGGGCTGATGCTGATGGTCTTCGGGCTTAGCCATCTGGCCTATTTCCAGTTCGCCACACCGGAATACGGCGCTGGCCTGGTCCTGTTCCTGGTGGTGCTGACCCAGCTCAATGACGCCGTGCATTATCTGGCTTCGATCTATATCGGCAAGCACCGGATCGTCCCGACCGCGAATCCGAGCCTGACCTGGGAGGGCTTCGGCTGTGCGTTCGTAATTACCACGATTGCCTCGTATCTGATGTATCCGCACCTCACCCCGCTGAACCCGGCCTTCGGCTATCTCTCCGGGATGCTGGTCAGCGTCAGCGGCTTCTTCGGCAGTCTGACGGTCTCCGTCCTGAAGCGCGATCTGCTGATCGGCGATGATGACAAATTCGCCGCCCTGAAGCAGAGCTACCTGAGCCGTGTGGATAGTCTTGCCTATACGGCGCCGGTGTTCTTCCATGTCATCCGGTATTATTTCGACTTCATGTAG
- a CDS encoding response regulator transcription factor, whose protein sequence is MFRIMIVEDDEKIRRIVADTLRKWKYEVMAVSSFEQVLEEFTASQPHLVLLDVNLPVYDGYYWCQQIRSVSKVPIIFLSSRNQNMDVIMAINMGADDFVQKPFDLDVLVAKVSALLRRNYTYQDESLQMTHRQLVFHLANSSVEYGGQTAELSRNEFIILQTMMRNIGSIVSRDALMQVLWSDEQFIDDNTLTVNVNRLRRKIAMLGLEDFIVTRKGMGYTIE, encoded by the coding sequence ATGTTCCGAATTATGATTGTGGAAGATGACGAGAAGATCAGAAGAATAGTTGCAGATACGCTGCGTAAGTGGAAATATGAAGTCATGGCAGTCTCCTCCTTCGAGCAGGTCCTGGAGGAGTTCACAGCAAGCCAGCCCCACTTGGTGCTGCTGGACGTAAATCTGCCGGTGTACGACGGGTATTATTGGTGCCAGCAGATCCGCTCCGTCTCCAAGGTGCCGATTATCTTCCTGTCTTCACGCAATCAGAATATGGATGTCATCATGGCCATTAATATGGGAGCGGATGACTTTGTGCAGAAGCCGTTCGATCTTGATGTACTTGTGGCCAAAGTGAGCGCGCTGTTACGGCGCAATTATACGTATCAGGATGAGAGCCTGCAGATGACTCACCGCCAGCTTGTTTTTCATCTGGCCAACTCTTCTGTCGAGTACGGCGGGCAGACCGCAGAGCTGTCGCGGAATGAATTCATTATCCTGCAGACGATGATGAGAAATATCGGCTCTATCGTATCCCGGGACGCTCTGATGCAAGTACTCTGGAGCGATGAGCAGTTCATTGATGATAACACGCTAACGGTGAATGTGAACCGCCTGCGCCGCAAAATCGCTATGCTGGGCCTGGAGGACTTCATTGTCACCCGCAAGGGAATGGGGTATACCATCGAATGA
- a CDS encoding diacylglycerol kinase family protein, whose translation MKQAMIIMNPSSGKAEAREYIQAAEEVLHGAGYQVAVNETAGEGDATAFCVQACSEGCDLVVAIGGDGTLHETMNGLADQQHRPVLGIVPMGTVNDFARALQIPLNPEEAIRNLASPRTRRVDMGRLNERLFVNVVAAGSLAGSLSSVTSEDKNRLGFLAYLREGIKELTSNQTHPLTIIHDGETWEGSSPLFIAALTNSVGGFEKLAPAAAVDDGLLHCFIVKDLHLLNSVTVSISLLLGNLMNHKDVIYFTAREVTLRSSKPVRTNVDGEAGPQLPLTLSTIPRHIRVVVPE comes from the coding sequence ATGAAGCAGGCTATGATCATCATGAATCCCTCCTCCGGCAAGGCAGAGGCGCGGGAGTATATCCAGGCAGCAGAAGAGGTGCTGCATGGCGCAGGGTATCAGGTTGCTGTCAATGAGACCGCAGGCGAAGGGGACGCCACGGCCTTCTGTGTCCAGGCGTGCAGCGAAGGCTGTGATCTGGTGGTCGCTATCGGAGGAGACGGGACGCTGCACGAGACGATGAACGGACTGGCCGACCAGCAGCACCGGCCTGTGCTTGGCATCGTGCCGATGGGGACGGTGAATGACTTCGCCCGGGCGCTGCAGATTCCGCTCAATCCCGAGGAGGCCATCCGTAATCTTGCCTCCCCCCGCACACGTAGGGTCGATATGGGCCGGCTGAACGAGCGGCTGTTCGTCAATGTGGTGGCCGCAGGCTCCCTGGCCGGTTCCCTCTCCTCTGTCACCTCGGAGGACAAGAACCGGCTCGGGTTCCTGGCTTATCTGCGGGAGGGGATCAAGGAGCTGACCAGCAACCAAACGCACCCGCTGACGATCATCCACGACGGAGAGACCTGGGAGGGGTCCTCCCCGCTGTTCATCGCTGCGCTCACCAATTCCGTCGGCGGCTTCGAGAAGCTCGCTCCGGCCGCTGCTGTCGATGACGGCCTGCTGCACTGCTTCATCGTCAAGGATCTCCACCTGCTGAATTCGGTGACGGTCAGCATCTCGCTGCTGCTCGGCAATCTGATGAACCACAAGGATGTCATCTATTTCACCGCCCGGGAGGTAACCCTCCGCTCCTCCAAGCCGGTCCGAACGAATGTGGACGGTGAAGCCGGGCCGCAGCTGCCGCTTACATTAAGCACCATACCGCGTCATATTCGGGTTGTTGTCCCGGAATAG
- a CDS encoding GNAT family N-acetyltransferase, giving the protein MIWLEPVSDPLTQESLEIQAHVLNSQPEFNLMVLHKAYVEPSELEEENRKNLAMGEKMLYIRSDDRIAGLITYLPDYSADHYPWIGLLVIHRQYSRLGIGITAVYELEQMFRTQGLAAVRLAVQLENKAGEAFWTRNGFTPVRRATDNHNNEVDVYEKQFN; this is encoded by the coding sequence ATGATTTGGTTGGAACCGGTGTCTGACCCATTAACGCAAGAGAGTCTGGAGATCCAGGCCCACGTCCTGAACTCTCAGCCTGAATTCAACCTGATGGTCCTGCATAAGGCTTATGTGGAACCATCGGAGCTGGAGGAGGAGAACCGTAAGAACCTCGCCATGGGGGAGAAAATGCTGTACATCAGGAGCGATGACCGGATTGCCGGTCTGATTACTTACCTGCCTGACTATAGCGCGGATCATTATCCGTGGATCGGTCTGCTGGTGATTCACCGGCAATATAGCCGTCTGGGGATCGGCATAACAGCGGTATATGAACTGGAGCAGATGTTCAGGACCCAGGGTCTTGCTGCCGTCCGGCTGGCGGTGCAGCTGGAGAACAAGGCCGGCGAAGCCTTCTGGACCCGAAACGGCTTCACCCCGGTCAGAAGAGCGACCGATAACCACAATAACGAAGTGGATGTCTACGAGAAGCAGTTTAATTGA
- a CDS encoding ABC transporter permease — translation MSLLELTIRNVKRNFRLYSIYLFSMVTGVIIQFTFSSLMYNEDIMDALQNRANFQTGVGIASAIVFLFIIFFILYANSFFMKQRKKEFGMYLLYGLNERQITRMVFYETLFLSAISLAAGILAGGLLSKLFGMLLMNLMHYDNVISLSFPVQSIALTIGVFLLLAIIISVQSYIMLNRVQLTELFHAGQKMEKPVRISAVMAMISILLLGMAFALISSGKGSVFWQDYATASMIAVAIGMIAGTYLFFRQFAGWLLQAVSRRRTYHEGNTMLWTSSLRFQIRGNTLNLTFISLFSAAIMLLLSFMTINYKVQFEAVGMNLPNDIAFESQDADRNHRIDSLIGSSGHEVRYHLTQEVLVAEPVTDMTAAFENPEYYTPDVLLVSEPTYNRLMQERDPEQTLKLQGDEAVILAQGSDFPQAYPASSQPGFTVKTDAETTFRVTAKLDYAYLGWASDPVSSMIVKPAVLVISGEAYERLQAHAERKSFEIYGITDANRAEELSRQVHAIVTETPGAYYSSFADVYSKQIEGSSLMLFSSGFLALIAIFALASVIYFKQLREATDERLQYSILRKMGVDDRQMKSVIRKQLLFVFLPPLMLGVLHSWFIIKYYILDSVQGFTGLTETVWGIMGVYFLIYALFYISSTKVYYKIVQEAP, via the coding sequence ATGAGCCTGCTCGAGCTGACGATAAGGAACGTAAAACGCAACTTCCGTCTATATTCAATCTACCTGTTCTCTATGGTTACCGGCGTAATTATCCAGTTCACCTTCTCCTCCCTGATGTACAATGAGGATATTATGGATGCGCTGCAGAACCGGGCTAACTTTCAGACGGGAGTAGGCATCGCTTCGGCCATTGTATTTTTGTTTATCATCTTTTTTATTCTCTATGCCAATTCCTTCTTCATGAAGCAGCGTAAAAAAGAGTTCGGCATGTACCTGCTGTATGGCCTGAATGAACGGCAAATTACCCGTATGGTGTTCTATGAAACGTTATTCCTGAGCGCAATTTCACTGGCCGCAGGGATTCTGGCCGGAGGCCTCCTGTCGAAGCTGTTTGGGATGCTGCTGATGAACCTGATGCACTACGATAACGTCATCTCGTTATCCTTCCCCGTTCAGTCAATAGCTTTAACCATAGGCGTCTTCCTGCTGCTTGCCATAATTATTAGCGTACAGAGCTACATTATGCTGAACCGGGTGCAGCTTACTGAGCTCTTTCATGCCGGGCAAAAGATGGAGAAGCCCGTACGTATTTCCGCTGTGATGGCTATGATTTCTATCCTTCTGCTGGGTATGGCCTTTGCACTAATCAGCAGCGGGAAAGGCTCGGTGTTCTGGCAGGATTACGCTACGGCAAGCATGATTGCTGTAGCCATAGGGATGATTGCCGGCACTTACCTGTTCTTCCGCCAATTTGCCGGCTGGCTGCTGCAGGCGGTAAGCCGCCGCAGAACCTACCACGAAGGCAATACGATGCTGTGGACCTCTTCCCTGCGTTTTCAGATTAGAGGCAATACGCTGAACTTAACCTTTATCTCCTTGTTCAGTGCAGCAATTATGCTGCTGCTCAGCTTCATGACAATTAACTATAAGGTACAGTTCGAGGCGGTGGGCATGAATCTGCCTAATGATATAGCGTTTGAATCGCAGGACGCTGACCGGAACCATCGGATTGACAGCCTGATTGGCAGTTCCGGGCATGAGGTCCGCTATCATCTGACGCAGGAGGTATTGGTCGCTGAACCGGTGACGGATATGACGGCAGCATTTGAGAATCCGGAGTACTATACGCCTGACGTTCTGCTGGTATCCGAGCCAACCTATAACAGGCTGATGCAGGAACGCGACCCTGAGCAGACTCTTAAGCTCCAGGGGGACGAAGCGGTAATCCTTGCCCAGGGATCGGATTTCCCGCAAGCATATCCCGCTAGCAGTCAGCCGGGATTCACTGTGAAGACAGACGCGGAAACAACCTTCCGGGTGACCGCGAAGCTGGATTATGCCTATCTGGGATGGGCGTCCGATCCGGTGTCATCCATGATTGTCAAACCGGCGGTGCTTGTCATTTCCGGTGAGGCTTACGAGCGTCTGCAGGCGCATGCGGAGAGGAAGTCTTTTGAAATCTACGGTATTACTGATGCTAACCGGGCCGAGGAGCTGTCTAGGCAGGTGCATGCCATTGTCACGGAGACGCCGGGTGCCTACTATTCCTCATTCGCTGATGTGTACTCCAAGCAGATTGAAGGCTCGTCGCTCATGCTGTTCTCCAGCGGCTTCCTGGCGCTGATCGCCATCTTCGCGCTGGCCAGCGTTATTTATTTCAAGCAGCTGCGGGAGGCTACAGATGAACGGCTGCAATACAGTATTCTGCGCAAAATGGGTGTGGATGACCGGCAGATGAAAAGCGTGATCCGCAAGCAGCTGCTGTTCGTCTTTCTGCCGCCGCTTATGCTCGGAGTGCTGCACAGCTGGTTTATTATCAAGTATTACATTCTCGATTCCGTACAGGGTTTCACTGGACTTACGGAAACCGTATGGGGCATTATGGGCGTATACTTCCTGATTTACGCACTGTTCTATATTTCTTCTACGAAAGTGTATTACAAAATTGTCCAGGAAGCTCCTTAA
- a CDS encoding zinc ribbon domain-containing protein YjdM, with protein MNELPNCPKCGSVYTYEDGMLLVCPECAHEWSADAGSAGGEEEKVVKDANGNVLADGDTVTVIKDLKVKGSSSVLKIGTKVKNIRLVDGDHDIDCKIDGFGAMKLKSEFVRKA; from the coding sequence ATGAATGAATTACCGAATTGCCCGAAGTGTGGTTCTGTGTATACCTATGAGGATGGAATGCTGCTGGTCTGCCCGGAGTGCGCACATGAGTGGTCGGCAGATGCAGGAAGCGCAGGCGGCGAGGAAGAGAAGGTAGTGAAGGACGCCAATGGCAATGTCCTGGCTGACGGAGACACCGTGACGGTGATCAAGGATCTTAAGGTCAAAGGCAGCTCGTCCGTACTGAAGATCGGCACGAAGGTGAAGAATATCCGTCTGGTGGACGGTGACCATGATATCGATTGCAAAATCGACGGGTTCGGCGCAATGAAGCTGAAGTCGGAGTTCGTGCGCAAGGCATAG
- a CDS encoding sensor histidine kinase, protein MSFWRFLKYERPYIGLSAAVFLLTVAVFALDPQVSWRWQSCVYALTLVLIVLAGFLLHRYFRNVQNLRRIADEDTVPLSLEAEACREAMEKLQIQHIRALNEVQLQQKEYYDFTVTWFHEVKTPIAVLRLMQQTEMDQGSLEEELSRIEHYIDQALYYSRLDTFNQDYEILNCNLEQLVKEAVKAHSKTFISKKIRIRLEVQATMVQSDSKWLSFILNQLVTNSLKYTRDQGEITFSTRVTPHEKLLIVRDNGIGIDRRDLPRVFNRGFTGSNGRMVAKSTGMGLYLAQELSKKLGHYISCESEAGSFSEFTIHFPKNHDPYLRMLQPHNT, encoded by the coding sequence ATGAGCTTCTGGCGGTTCCTGAAATATGAGCGGCCGTATATCGGCCTCTCGGCGGCCGTATTCCTGCTTACCGTTGCCGTGTTTGCGCTTGATCCGCAGGTGTCCTGGCGCTGGCAATCCTGTGTCTATGCCCTCACGCTGGTCCTTATCGTACTTGCCGGCTTCCTGCTGCACCGTTACTTCAGGAATGTGCAGAATCTCCGCCGGATCGCCGATGAAGACACGGTACCGCTGTCCCTGGAGGCTGAGGCCTGCCGGGAGGCTATGGAGAAGCTGCAGATTCAGCATATCCGTGCCCTGAACGAGGTTCAGCTCCAGCAGAAGGAATATTATGATTTCACTGTGACCTGGTTTCATGAGGTGAAGACGCCCATTGCTGTGCTCCGGCTGATGCAACAGACAGAGATGGATCAGGGCAGCCTGGAAGAAGAGTTATCGCGGATTGAGCACTACATCGACCAGGCCTTATATTATTCCAGGCTCGACACCTTTAACCAGGACTACGAAATCTTAAACTGCAATTTAGAACAGCTGGTCAAGGAGGCCGTCAAAGCCCATTCCAAGACGTTCATCTCCAAAAAGATCCGAATTCGGCTCGAAGTACAAGCCACAATGGTGCAGAGCGACTCCAAATGGCTGTCCTTCATTCTCAACCAGCTGGTTACGAACAGCCTGAAGTATACCCGTGATCAAGGGGAGATCACCTTCTCTACCCGGGTTACGCCGCATGAGAAGCTGCTTATAGTGCGCGATAACGGCATCGGTATTGACCGCAGGGATTTGCCGCGCGTGTTCAACCGGGGATTCACCGGCTCCAATGGGCGTATGGTGGCAAAATCTACGGGAATGGGGTTGTATCTGGCCCAGGAGCTGTCCAAAAAACTCGGGCACTACATTTCCTGCGAGTCCGAAGCAGGCAGCTTCAGCGAATTCACCATCCATTTTCCGAAGAACCATGATCCTTATCTGAGGATGCTGCAACCACATAACACGTGA